From one Thunnus maccoyii chromosome 6, fThuMac1.1, whole genome shotgun sequence genomic stretch:
- the mettl16 gene encoding RNA N6-adenosine-methyltransferase mettl16: protein MALNKSMHPRNRYKDKPPDFAHLAAKYPDFQQHVHTSLTGRPVVNFKEPEAVRALTCTLLKEDFGLTIEIPLERLIPTVPLRLNYIHWVEDLIDGQKQPRRGIDIGTGASCIYPLLGATMNGWYFLATEVDDICFDYATKNVEQNNLSDLIKVVKVPQKTLLMDALKEETEIVYDFCMCNPPFFANQLEAKGVNSRNSRRPPPSSVNTGGVTEIMAEGGELEFVKRIIHDSLQLKKRLRWYSCMLGKKCSLTPLKEELRKQGVPKVTHTEFYQGRTMRWALAWSFYDDVIVPSPPSKKRKLEKARKPLSFTLPQAGLKELQAKASAIGSSARAPVDSIAALLEKTLTDLRVLHKHVPCRKQEQSLFLTAVENTWIHGRQKRREQKRQLRELPRAPHCAATSSQTTEATAVPTTNPSSQNQPSPTENTQDDNTQDKTAEESNGASSNETSVELMHNASGEQKEEIVTGKDTESSACTEAPAAASEPPLKRPLSPSAVEHFLFKCLVNVMLEQSDVVVEMHWVEGQNKDLMNQLCTYLKNTLLKSVAKS from the exons ATGGCTCTGAACAAGTCCATGCACCCCCGGAACCGCTACAAAGACAAACCCCCAGACTTTGCTCACCTGGCGGCCAAATATCCAGACTTCCAGCAGCACGTACACACCAGCCTCACCGGGCGACCAGT TGTGAACTTCAAAGAGCCGGAGGCGGTGCGAGCGCTGACCTGCACCCTGCTGAAGGAGGACTTTGGTTTGACCATCGAGATCCCTCTGGAGCGCCTCATACCCACCGTCCCTCTGCGCCTCAACTACATCCACTGGGTGGAAGACCTCATCGACGGCCAGAAACAACCACGCAGAGGCATCGACATCG GCACAGGGGCATCTTGTATCTACCCCCTGCTGGGCGCCACAATGAATGGCTGGTACTTTCTCGCCACAGAGGTGGATGACATCTGCTTTGACTATGCTACGAAAAACGTGGAGCAGAACAACCTGTCTGACCTCATTAAAG TTGTCAAAGTTCCCCAGAAGACTTTACTGATGGACGCCTtgaaagaagagacagagatcGTGTACGACTTCTGCATGTGCAACCCTCCTTTTTTTGCCAACCAGCTAGAGGCTAAG GGAGTAAACTCCAGGAACTCACGGAGACCTCCTCCCAGTTCAGTGAACACAGGCGGGGTGACGGAGATCATGGCGGAGGGTGGTGAACTGGAGTTTGTCAAGAGGATCATTCATGACAGCCTGCAGCTCAAGAAGCGCTTGCG GTGGTACAGCTGCATGTTGGGGAAGAAATGCAGCCTGACACCTTTAAAAGAGGAGCTGAGGAAGCAAGGG gtGCCCAAAGTGACCCACACAGAGTTCTACCAGGGACGCACCATGCGGTGGGCACTGGCCTGGAGTTTCTATGATGATGTTATCGTTCCG TCTCCTCCCAGTAAGAAGCGTAAACTGGAGAAAGCACGGAAACCTCTGTCGTTCACACTTCCACAAGCTGGGCTGAAGGAGCTCCAGGCTAAGGCCTCTGCTATCGGCAGCTCTGCCCGAGCCCCTGTGGACAGCATCGCTGCTCTGCTGGAGAAGACTCTCACTGACCTGCGG GTGCTGCACAAACATGTCCCCTGCAGAAAGCAGGAGCAGAGCCTCTTTCTGACGGCTGTGGAGAACACATGGATCCATGGGCGGCAGAAACGACGCGAACAAAAGCGTCAATTACGAGAGCTGCCCAGAGCACCTCACTGTGCTGCGACCAGCTCTCAAACCACTGAGGCCACAGCTGTTCCCACTACAAACCCATCCTCTCAAAACCAGCCGTCCCCCACAGAAAACACCCAGGACGATAACACTCAGGACAAAACTGCAGAGGAGAGCAATGGGGCCTCTTCAAATGAGACAAGTGTAGAACTAATGCACAACGCAAGTggagaacaaaaagaggaaattgtAACAGGTAAAGACACAGAGTCTTCTGCCTGCACAGAAGCACCAGCCGCAGCAAGTGAACCACCCTTAAAGCGACCCCTGAGCCCGAGTGCAGTTGAACACTTCCTGTTTAAGTGTCTGGTGAACGTGATGCTGGAGCAGAGTGATGTGGTGGTTGAGATGCACTGGGTAGAGGGTCAGAACAAAGACCTGATGAACCAACTGTGCACTTACCTGAAGAACACACTTTTAAAGTCTGTTGCAAAGTCctaa